One window of the Natronomonas marina genome contains the following:
- the rocF gene encoding arginase, protein MNVRVIGAPMDLGSDRRGVDMGPSAIRYAGLAEAIRDVGISYDDAGDLPVPHPEGRDPNAERPEEGSAKYLKETRWVCRRVESAVADAIDDGETPLVLGGDHSIAIGSVGGASRDRDVGVLWLDAHGDFNTPATTPSGNVHGMPVAAILGQGVFGEMNWATADVAAENVAMVGLRSIDDEERTAITDSDVAAYTMSDVDTRGIVPVVEDALEAALDGVDALHVSLDMDFLDPDEAPGVGTPVTGGVTYREAHAAMELVAETDALCSMEVVEVNPILDSHNRTADLAVELISSGLGDRIL, encoded by the coding sequence ATGAACGTCCGAGTCATCGGCGCGCCCATGGACCTGGGGTCGGACCGACGCGGCGTCGACATGGGGCCGTCGGCCATCAGGTACGCCGGCCTCGCCGAGGCGATACGGGACGTCGGCATCTCCTACGACGACGCCGGCGACCTGCCGGTCCCCCACCCGGAGGGGCGGGACCCCAACGCCGAGCGCCCCGAGGAGGGCAGCGCGAAGTACCTCAAGGAGACGCGGTGGGTCTGCAGGCGCGTCGAGAGCGCGGTCGCCGACGCCATCGACGACGGCGAGACGCCGCTGGTGCTCGGCGGCGACCACTCCATCGCCATCGGCAGCGTCGGCGGCGCCAGCCGCGACCGTGACGTCGGCGTCCTCTGGCTGGACGCCCACGGCGACTTCAACACGCCCGCGACGACGCCGAGCGGCAACGTCCACGGGATGCCCGTCGCCGCAATACTCGGCCAGGGCGTCTTCGGCGAGATGAACTGGGCGACGGCCGACGTCGCGGCCGAGAACGTCGCCATGGTCGGCCTCCGCTCCATCGACGACGAGGAGCGGACGGCCATCACCGACAGCGACGTCGCCGCCTACACCATGAGCGATGTCGACACCCGGGGCATCGTCCCCGTCGTCGAGGACGCTCTGGAGGCGGCGCTGGACGGCGTCGACGCCCTCCACGTCAGCCTCGACATGGACTTTCTGGATCCCGACGAAGCGCCCGGCGTCGGGACGCCCGTCACCGGCGGCGTGACCTACCGGGAGGCCCACGCCGCGATGGAACTGGTCGCGGAAACCGACGCGCTCTGCTCCATGGAGGTGGTCGAGGTCAACCCCATCCTCGATTCGCACAACCGGACCGCCGACCTCGCCGTCGAACTGATCTCGAGCGGGCTCGGCGACCGCATCCTGTGA
- the gyrA gene encoding DNA gyrase subunit A: MSSDVPDTPDVPAEEVQPVRIEDEMEQSYIDYAMSVIVGRALPDARDGLKPVQRRILYAMNEMGVTARAGHRKSSSVVGETMGDYHPHGDSAIYDALARMAQDFSLRYPLVDGQGNFGSVDGDPPAAMRYTEARMAPIAEELLADIDKDTVDFESNYDDRLTEPEVLPSKVPNLLVNGASGIAVGMSTKIPPHNLGEVIDAAIHLIDNPDCSVADLIDTPDSDGYVKGPDFPTGASIVNREGLWDAYTEGRGRLRVRADIEIEYDDGGDRLVVTELPYQENKARRIERIAEDVNEGKIEGIRDIRDESDRDGVRVVIECKRGANVDVVKNQLLEHHLENTFSVISLALVDGQPRVLNLKELLEQFVDHRREVVRRRSAFELDEAEDRAHILEGRLVALENVDSVVDIVRDSEDRDAAIEGLQVEYDLSTEQAEHVVRMQLGSLTSMEAGEVEDEYEEVQAEIERLETILADESELLGVIKEELREIKADYADERRTDIIEDAGSVTREDLIAEEEVVVVVTEDDYVKRMALSEFDPQHRGGKGIIGSRPKEGDRVSTVFTASTHDYLLCFTDQGQVYRLKVFELPEMGRTARGTSAVNVIDLDDGEEITAVVNTDDIDSGYLAMATRNGYVKRTAVSAFENVHSGGIRAVSLEAGDALVDVEVTSGDGDLLIGTRRGMTIRFAETDARPMGRSARGVNGIKLQEGDQVAGLVAADPDDDRDLLTVTKHGYGKRTPLGEYRQQSRYGKGLIDIKTDDRNGPVCSINAVSPDDGLVIMSEAGQIMRTRVEEVSEVGRNTKGVVVMAVDDEDRVAGVDVVDNSDDGDEEPPETDEA, encoded by the coding sequence ATGAGCTCCGACGTACCCGACACGCCGGACGTGCCCGCCGAGGAGGTCCAGCCCGTCCGCATAGAGGACGAGATGGAGCAGTCCTACATCGACTACGCGATGAGCGTCATCGTGGGGCGCGCGCTGCCGGACGCCCGGGACGGCCTCAAGCCCGTCCAGCGGCGCATCCTCTACGCGATGAACGAGATGGGCGTCACGGCCCGCGCAGGTCACCGGAAGTCCTCGTCGGTCGTCGGCGAGACGATGGGGGACTACCACCCGCACGGCGACTCGGCCATCTACGACGCCTTGGCGCGGATGGCACAGGACTTCTCGCTGCGGTACCCGCTGGTCGACGGGCAGGGCAACTTCGGGTCCGTCGACGGCGACCCGCCGGCAGCCATGCGGTACACCGAGGCCCGGATGGCACCCATCGCCGAGGAACTGCTCGCGGACATCGACAAGGACACCGTCGACTTCGAATCGAACTACGACGACCGGCTGACCGAACCCGAGGTGCTGCCGTCGAAGGTGCCGAACCTGCTGGTCAACGGCGCCTCGGGCATCGCGGTCGGCATGTCGACGAAGATTCCCCCGCACAACCTCGGAGAGGTGATAGATGCGGCCATCCACCTCATCGACAACCCCGACTGTTCGGTCGCCGACCTGATCGACACGCCCGACTCGGACGGCTACGTGAAGGGGCCGGACTTCCCGACCGGCGCCAGCATCGTCAACCGCGAGGGGCTGTGGGACGCGTACACCGAGGGCCGGGGGCGGCTCCGCGTCCGCGCGGACATCGAAATCGAGTACGACGACGGCGGTGACCGCCTCGTCGTCACCGAACTGCCCTACCAGGAGAACAAGGCCCGCCGCATCGAGCGCATCGCCGAGGACGTGAACGAGGGCAAAATCGAGGGCATCCGCGACATCCGCGACGAGTCCGACCGCGACGGCGTCCGGGTCGTCATCGAGTGCAAGCGCGGTGCCAACGTCGACGTGGTGAAGAACCAGTTGCTCGAACACCACCTCGAGAACACCTTCTCGGTCATCTCGCTGGCGCTCGTCGACGGCCAGCCGCGCGTGTTGAACCTCAAGGAACTGCTCGAGCAGTTCGTCGACCACCGCCGGGAGGTCGTCCGCCGGCGCTCGGCGTTCGAACTCGACGAGGCCGAAGACAGAGCGCACATCCTCGAGGGTCGGCTAGTCGCCCTGGAGAACGTCGACAGCGTGGTCGACATCGTCCGGGACAGCGAGGACCGCGACGCCGCAATCGAGGGCCTGCAAGTCGAGTACGACCTCTCGACGGAGCAGGCCGAGCACGTCGTCCGGATGCAACTCGGGTCGCTGACCTCGATGGAGGCCGGCGAGGTCGAAGACGAGTACGAGGAGGTCCAGGCCGAAATCGAGCGACTGGAGACCATCCTCGCCGACGAGTCGGAACTGCTCGGCGTCATCAAGGAGGAACTCCGCGAGATCAAGGCGGACTACGCCGACGAGCGCCGGACCGACATCATCGAGGACGCCGGGTCGGTCACCCGCGAGGACCTCATCGCCGAGGAGGAGGTCGTCGTCGTCGTCACGGAGGACGACTACGTCAAGCGGATGGCCCTCTCGGAGTTCGACCCCCAGCACCGCGGCGGCAAGGGTATCATCGGCTCCCGGCCGAAGGAGGGCGACCGTGTCTCGACGGTCTTCACCGCCTCGACGCACGACTACCTGCTCTGTTTCACCGACCAGGGGCAGGTCTACCGGCTGAAGGTGTTCGAGCTGCCGGAGATGGGCCGGACCGCCCGCGGTACGTCGGCGGTGAACGTCATCGACCTCGACGACGGCGAGGAGATAACCGCCGTCGTCAACACCGACGACATCGACTCGGGCTACCTGGCGATGGCCACCCGGAACGGCTACGTCAAGCGGACCGCGGTCTCGGCGTTCGAGAACGTCCACTCCGGGGGGATTCGGGCGGTCAGCCTCGAGGCGGGCGACGCCCTGGTCGACGTCGAGGTCACCTCCGGCGACGGCGACCTCCTGATCGGGACCCGCCGCGGCATGACTATCCGGTTTGCCGAGACCGACGCCCGGCCGATGGGTCGTTCCGCTCGCGGCGTCAACGGCATCAAACTGCAGGAAGGAGACCAGGTCGCGGGACTGGTGGCGGCCGACCCCGACGACGACCGCGACCTGCTGACGGTCACGAAACACGGCTACGGCAAGCGGACGCCGCTCGGTGAGTACCGCCAGCAGTCCCGCTACGGGAAGGGGCTCATCGACATCAAGACCGACGACCGGAACGGCCCGGTCTGCTCTATCAACGCCGTCTCCCCCGACGACGGTCTCGTCATCATGAGCGAGGCGGGCCAGATAATGCGTACCCGGGTCGAGGAGGTCTCCGAGGTCGGTCGCAACACGAAGGGCGTCGTCGTGATGGCCGTCGACGACGAGGACCGGGTCGCCGGCGTCGACGTGGTGGACAACAGCGACGACGGCGACGAGGAACCGCCGGAGACCGACGAGGCGTAG
- a CDS encoding DNA topoisomerase VI subunit B, producing the protein MTSFQSQLGEGGGGGATAEELAEGQRSISIAEFFEKNKQMLGFDSDAKALVTAVKEAVDNALDATEEAGILPDVYVEVEDRGDYYRLVVEDNGPGITKEQVPKVFGKLLYGSRFHKREQNRGQQGIGISAAVLYSQLTSGKPAKITSKTENGGARYFELTIDTDTNEPEIDVDEAASWERPHGTRIELEMEANMRARQQLHDYIKYTAVVNPHARIEFHEPAESFKFERATDELPPETEEIRPHPHGVELGTLLKMLEATDSYSISGFLQGEFTRVGAKTADGVCDNLRDRHFGREMAWRPPATHEEADVEPAVRGAVANKSSEATADFARRITDRIADNDRVAHATVAEIVDDVAGEVAEEYDETFGTTVREKAVDAAWGEVTDERAADCYELVDEATTTRKDDAVVEGLSTRLAEKFESQDDSRNRLTRERLREFVDRAADATEEYDDATFGETARENVTDAFWERARTVPDEVPKVSAVADDRDAAARLLEAMRETDILSPPTDCLAPISEELVDAGLRKEYEADFYAAATRDAEVHGGDPFVVEAGIAYGGELPEDGQVEVLRFANRVPLVYQRGACSTVDVVKNINWRNYGLDQPGGSGMPNGPAVLMVHVASTNVPFTSESKDAVANIPDIEDEIELALREAARELKSYLNKRRSLEKRRRKQNVIADILPEMAEKLSEVTGREPLAVEDSLARIMNNVLVERTVNGSTVELSVHNFDDTNVSGEVTEMVTADPGDHDDATVVEMDGEWFLKWTPEVSPGETATLTYEIDGDAEFDVSVEGIEAEKLTVNA; encoded by the coding sequence ATGACCTCGTTTCAGTCGCAACTCGGTGAGGGCGGTGGGGGCGGCGCCACCGCCGAGGAACTGGCCGAGGGCCAGCGCTCCATCTCCATCGCCGAGTTCTTCGAGAAGAACAAGCAGATGCTCGGCTTCGACAGCGACGCGAAGGCGCTCGTCACGGCCGTCAAGGAGGCCGTCGACAACGCCCTCGACGCCACCGAGGAGGCAGGCATCCTCCCGGACGTCTACGTCGAAGTCGAGGACCGGGGCGACTACTACCGCCTGGTCGTCGAGGACAACGGTCCCGGGATCACGAAGGAACAGGTCCCGAAGGTGTTCGGGAAACTGCTGTACGGCTCCCGGTTCCACAAGCGAGAGCAGAACCGCGGCCAGCAGGGCATCGGCATCTCGGCGGCCGTACTCTACTCGCAACTCACCTCCGGCAAGCCGGCGAAAATCACGTCCAAGACCGAGAACGGCGGCGCCCGTTACTTCGAGTTGACCATCGACACCGACACGAACGAACCCGAAATCGACGTCGACGAGGCCGCCTCCTGGGAGCGCCCGCACGGGACCCGCATCGAACTCGAGATGGAGGCCAACATGCGGGCCCGCCAGCAACTCCACGACTACATCAAGTATACAGCAGTCGTCAACCCCCACGCCCGCATCGAGTTCCACGAACCGGCAGAGTCGTTCAAGTTCGAGCGTGCGACCGACGAACTCCCGCCGGAGACCGAGGAGATACGGCCCCACCCCCACGGCGTCGAGTTGGGGACGCTTCTGAAGATGCTGGAGGCGACGGACTCGTACTCCATCTCGGGGTTCCTCCAGGGCGAGTTCACCCGGGTCGGCGCGAAGACCGCCGACGGCGTCTGTGACAACCTCCGGGACCGTCACTTCGGCCGGGAGATGGCCTGGCGGCCGCCGGCGACCCACGAAGAGGCCGACGTCGAACCGGCGGTCCGCGGCGCCGTCGCCAACAAGAGTTCGGAGGCGACCGCCGACTTCGCGCGGCGGATTACGGACCGCATCGCCGACAACGACCGCGTCGCACACGCGACGGTCGCCGAAATCGTCGACGACGTGGCCGGCGAGGTCGCCGAGGAGTACGACGAGACGTTCGGCACGACGGTCCGCGAGAAGGCCGTCGACGCCGCCTGGGGTGAGGTGACCGACGAACGGGCCGCCGACTGTTACGAACTCGTCGACGAGGCGACGACGACGCGGAAGGACGACGCCGTCGTCGAGGGGCTTTCGACCCGCCTGGCCGAGAAGTTCGAGAGCCAGGACGATTCCCGCAACCGCCTGACTCGGGAACGACTTCGGGAGTTCGTCGACCGGGCCGCCGACGCCACCGAGGAGTACGACGACGCCACCTTCGGCGAGACGGCCCGCGAGAACGTCACCGACGCCTTCTGGGAGCGGGCCCGGACGGTTCCCGACGAGGTGCCGAAGGTCAGCGCCGTCGCGGACGACCGTGATGCGGCCGCCCGCCTGCTGGAGGCGATGCGGGAGACGGACATCCTCTCGCCGCCGACGGACTGTCTGGCACCCATCTCCGAGGAACTGGTCGACGCCGGCCTCCGCAAGGAGTACGAGGCGGACTTCTACGCCGCGGCCACGCGGGACGCCGAGGTTCACGGCGGCGACCCCTTCGTCGTGGAGGCGGGCATCGCCTACGGGGGCGAGTTGCCCGAGGACGGGCAGGTGGAGGTGCTGCGCTTCGCCAACCGGGTGCCGCTGGTCTACCAGCGCGGCGCCTGTTCGACCGTCGACGTCGTGAAGAACATCAACTGGCGCAACTACGGACTCGACCAGCCCGGCGGCTCCGGGATGCCGAACGGTCCCGCCGTCCTGATGGTCCACGTCGCCTCGACGAACGTCCCCTTCACCAGCGAGTCGAAGGACGCCGTCGCCAACATCCCCGACATCGAAGACGAGATAGAACTCGCCCTCCGGGAGGCCGCCCGGGAACTGAAGTCCTACCTGAACAAGCGGCGCTCCCTGGAGAAGCGCCGCCGCAAGCAGAACGTCATCGCCGACATCCTGCCCGAGATGGCCGAGAAACTCTCGGAGGTGACCGGCCGGGAGCCGCTGGCCGTCGAGGACTCGCTGGCCCGCATCATGAACAACGTCCTCGTCGAGCGGACGGTGAACGGCTCGACGGTCGAACTCAGCGTCCACAACTTCGACGACACGAACGTCTCCGGGGAGGTCACCGAGATGGTGACGGCCGACCCCGGCGACCACGACGACGCGACGGTCGTCGAGATGGACGGCGAGTGGTTCCTGAAGTGGACCCCGGAGGTGTCGCCGGGCGAGACGGCGACGCTGACCTACGAGATCGACGGCGACGCCGAGTTCGACGTCTCCGTCGAGGGCATCGAAGCCGAGAAACTGACCGTCAACGCCTGA
- a CDS encoding DNA topoisomerase IV subunit A produces MSTDTNPDVKDEEAREKLIDLAAQFYDQFADGSVPRMEIPTRTKNNIVFDEDEQVWVYGDSHSTRSANSVRGAQKLLKAVYTIEFLAEQLEAGRSSTLRELYYLSESWDEERAQFNDQDESNQLIEDLEIVSEVTREDFHMRPEESGATVMGPLYLREQTRRGEREIHCQKDVGEGGYQIPNNPDTIEFLDHDADFVLCVETGGMRDRLVENGFDEEYNVVVVHLKGQPARATRRLTKRLRDELGLPVVVFTDGDPWSYRIYGSVAYGSIKSAHLSEYLATPEAEFIGIRPQDIVDYDLPTDPLSDSDVNALESELEDPRFQDEFWTEQIELQLDIEKKAEQQALASRGLDFVTDTYLPERLDEMGVL; encoded by the coding sequence ATGAGTACCGACACCAACCCCGACGTCAAAGACGAGGAGGCCCGAGAGAAGCTCATCGACCTCGCGGCACAGTTCTACGACCAGTTCGCCGACGGCAGCGTCCCGCGGATGGAGATACCGACCCGGACGAAGAACAACATCGTCTTCGACGAGGACGAGCAGGTGTGGGTGTACGGCGACAGCCACTCGACGCGGTCGGCCAACAGCGTCCGCGGCGCCCAGAAGCTCCTGAAGGCCGTCTACACCATCGAATTCCTCGCCGAACAGCTCGAGGCGGGCCGCTCGTCGACGCTGCGTGAACTGTACTACCTCTCCGAATCGTGGGACGAGGAACGGGCCCAGTTCAACGATCAGGATGAGTCCAACCAGCTCATCGAGGACCTCGAGATCGTCAGCGAGGTCACCCGCGAGGACTTCCACATGCGGCCCGAGGAGTCCGGCGCGACGGTGATGGGACCGCTGTACCTCCGCGAGCAGACCCGCCGCGGCGAACGCGAGATCCACTGCCAGAAGGACGTCGGCGAGGGCGGCTACCAGATACCGAACAACCCCGACACAATCGAGTTCCTGGACCACGACGCCGACTTCGTGCTGTGCGTCGAGACCGGCGGCATGCGGGACAGGCTCGTCGAGAACGGCTTCGACGAGGAGTACAACGTCGTCGTCGTCCATCTCAAGGGACAGCCGGCGCGGGCGACCCGACGGCTCACCAAACGGCTCCGGGACGAACTCGGCCTGCCGGTCGTGGTGTTCACCGACGGCGACCCCTGGTCGTACCGCATCTACGGCTCCGTCGCCTACGGCTCCATCAAGTCCGCCCACCTCTCGGAGTACCTCGCCACCCCCGAGGCGGAGTTCATCGGCATCCGGCCGCAGGACATCGTCGACTACGACCTGCCGACCGACCCGCTCAGCGACTCCGACGTCAACGCCCTGGAGAGCGAACTCGAGGACCCGCGCTTCCAGGACGAGTTCTGGACCGAGCAGATCGAGTTGCAACTCGACATCGAGAAGAAGGCCGAACAGCAGGCGCTGGCCTCGCGTGGCCTGGACTTCGTGACCGACACCTACCTCCCCGAACGGCTCGACGAGATGGGCGTGCTGTAG
- a CDS encoding HTH domain-containing protein, producing the protein MSSIELTPSQKTILQELVNLFRESESAVKGEDIAEKVDRNPGTIRNQMQSLKALQLVEGVPGPKGGYKPTANAYDALKIQEMDQAADVPFRHDGELIEGANVQEIDLTSVHHPELCRAEIKLQGSIADFGEGDSISVGPTPLSKLLIKGTLEGKDDTNNSLILTIDEMVAPAGEEAPDH; encoded by the coding sequence ATGTCATCAATAGAGCTCACCCCCAGCCAGAAAACGATCCTGCAGGAGCTGGTCAACCTCTTTCGGGAATCGGAGAGTGCAGTAAAGGGCGAGGACATCGCCGAGAAAGTAGACCGGAACCCCGGCACCATCCGCAACCAGATGCAGAGCCTGAAGGCGCTGCAGCTCGTCGAGGGCGTCCCCGGGCCGAAGGGCGGCTACAAGCCGACCGCCAACGCCTACGACGCGCTGAAGATACAGGAGATGGACCAGGCGGCCGACGTCCCGTTCCGGCACGACGGCGAGCTCATCGAGGGGGCCAACGTCCAGGAGATAGACCTGACGAGCGTCCACCACCCGGAGCTGTGCCGGGCCGAGATCAAGCTCCAGGGCTCCATCGCGGACTTCGGCGAGGGCGACAGCATAAGCGTCGGCCCGACGCCGCTGTCGAAACTGCTCATCAAGGGGACGCTGGAGGGCAAGGACGACACCAACAACAGCCTCATCCTCACCATCGACGAGATGGTGGCTCCGGCGGGCGAGGAAGCCCCCGACCACTGA
- a CDS encoding mechanosensitive ion channel domain-containing protein — protein sequence MVVDYFLGVLEKTVNDMAAGFEAAVPRLISAVVFVLLAYAGIRIALAILRRFLDGVIADREALVVQLFVTVVGIFLWFGAGLATLKIAGLGEIAASLGTAVGFIALGVSYALSEMIEDTVAGVYLLRDPDFEVGDRVEVAGIVGSVEAIELRKSRFERENGDTTVLANRDVESKWTKRAD from the coding sequence ATGGTCGTCGACTACTTCCTCGGTGTCCTCGAGAAGACGGTGAACGACATGGCCGCGGGGTTCGAGGCGGCGGTCCCCCGGCTGATTTCCGCCGTCGTCTTCGTGCTTCTCGCCTACGCAGGCATCCGCATCGCCTTGGCCATCCTGCGGCGGTTCCTCGACGGAGTGATCGCCGACCGCGAGGCGCTCGTGGTCCAGCTTTTCGTCACGGTCGTCGGGATATTCCTGTGGTTCGGCGCCGGCCTCGCGACGCTGAAGATCGCCGGTCTCGGAGAGATCGCGGCGAGTCTCGGGACCGCCGTCGGCTTCATCGCGCTCGGCGTCTCCTACGCGCTCTCGGAAATGATAGAGGACACCGTCGCCGGCGTGTACCTCCTCCGGGACCCGGACTTCGAGGTCGGCGACCGTGTCGAGGTTGCTGGGATAGTGGGGTCGGTCGAAGCGATCGAACTCCGGAAAAGCCGCTTCGAGCGCGAGAACGGCGACACGACGGTGCTGGCCAACCGAGACGTGGAATCGAAGTGGACGAAACGCGCCGACTGA
- the trpB gene encoding tryptophan synthase subunit beta: MADSGEHEFGEFGGQYVPEPMLEPLEQLTGAFEEIVPTEEFQAEFRAVLEEFAGRPTPLFHAENLSEAYGADIYLKREDLLHGGAHKINNCLGQALLAKKAGKERLIAETGAGQHGTATAMVGALFDLDTEIYMGEKDVERQKMNVFRMRLMGAEVTEVTRGGAGLADAVDAALEDFAANVEDTHYLVGSVVGPDPFPRMVREFQSVIGEEAREQFRDRTGELPDACVACVGGGSNAIGLFDAFRDDPVEFYGGEGGGKGADSTEHAAPLSAGDEDVIHGMRTRVIDDDVDVHSVSAGLDYPGVGPEHAMFRAVGRCEYRAITDDEALAAFRDLSELEGIIPALETAHGVALAGQLADEGDHDTILVNLSGRGDKDMQQVSEMLDLG, from the coding sequence ATGGCAGACTCCGGAGAACACGAGTTCGGCGAGTTCGGCGGCCAGTACGTCCCGGAACCGATGCTGGAGCCGCTCGAGCAGCTGACGGGCGCCTTCGAAGAGATCGTCCCGACGGAGGAGTTCCAGGCGGAGTTCCGGGCCGTCCTCGAGGAGTTCGCGGGCAGGCCGACGCCGCTGTTTCACGCCGAGAACCTCAGCGAAGCCTACGGGGCCGACATCTACCTCAAGCGGGAGGACCTGCTGCACGGCGGCGCTCACAAGATCAACAACTGTCTCGGGCAGGCGCTGCTGGCAAAGAAGGCCGGCAAGGAGCGGCTCATCGCCGAGACGGGGGCCGGCCAGCACGGCACCGCGACGGCGATGGTCGGCGCCCTGTTCGATCTCGATACGGAGATATACATGGGCGAGAAGGACGTCGAGCGACAGAAGATGAACGTCTTCCGGATGCGGCTGATGGGCGCAGAGGTCACCGAGGTGACCCGCGGCGGTGCGGGGCTGGCCGACGCCGTCGACGCCGCCCTGGAGGACTTCGCGGCCAACGTCGAGGACACCCACTACCTCGTCGGGAGCGTCGTCGGCCCGGACCCGTTCCCGCGGATGGTCCGGGAGTTCCAGTCGGTCATCGGCGAGGAGGCCAGAGAGCAGTTCCGCGACCGGACCGGCGAGTTACCGGACGCCTGCGTCGCCTGCGTCGGCGGCGGGTCGAACGCCATCGGCCTGTTCGACGCCTTCCGGGACGATCCGGTCGAGTTCTACGGCGGCGAGGGTGGCGGGAAGGGCGCCGATTCGACGGAACACGCCGCGCCGCTTTCGGCTGGCGACGAGGACGTCATCCACGGGATGCGGACGCGCGTCATCGACGACGACGTCGACGTCCACAGCGTCTCTGCAGGGCTCGATTATCCGGGCGTCGGCCCCGAGCACGCCATGTTCCGGGCCGTCGGCCGCTGTGAGTACCGCGCCATCACCGACGACGAGGCGCTGGCCGCCTTCCGGGACCTCTCGGAACTGGAGGGGATCATTCCCGCGCTGGAGACCGCCCACGGCGTCGCCCTGGCGGGCCAGCTCGCCGACGAGGGCGACCACGACACGATCCTGGTGAACCTCTCGGGGCGGGGCGACAAGGACATGCAGCAGGTTTCGGAGATGCTGGACCTCGGGTAG